One window from the genome of Lachancea thermotolerans CBS 6340 chromosome B complete sequence encodes:
- the PUS6 gene encoding pseudouridine synthase PUS6 (similar to uniprot|P53294 Saccharomyces cerevisiae YGR169C PUS6 RNA:Psi-synthase) produces MMGAEVYFANGLRKIKPYHHSRLSFAKGRWLDRTLLDVLSDEFRANTKEEYEKGILQKKFQIIRDGAELSVEEVLKGQIRNKDVIRTTSHKHEPPVRQWAKEENSGLGWVAGMKVVHECEDLLVIDKPSGIPIHPTGQYYQNTLVEVLKSHGKTVFPSHRLDKITSGVLILTKNPHMANKIQHQIRQRTMSKIYLARVDGAFPMADTLGSLTPFESPDKTQTVDSAIYTVELKKQFPAAFSPPREAKTKFYPLKYYPKSDETLVACQPITGRTHQIRIHLARLGHPIVNDPFYNLKNSRYPKRLTFMLECHNWNKQANKSPSLSELFEEFLGEAEKLQRSERSALTLEKCPECDASIYPDPTCEELQLFLHAWKYTDDSGSLKFETEIPKWAKSGWT; encoded by the coding sequence ATGATGGGGGCTGAAGTGTACTTCGCCAATGGATTGAGAAAGATCAAACCATATCATCACTCGAGGCTTTCTTTCGCTAAAGGAAGATGGCTTGACAGAACACTGTTGGATGTGTTAAGCGATGAATTCCGAGCGAACACCAAGGAAGAATATGAGAAAGGCATCTTACAGAAGAAGTTCCAAATTATACGTGACGGGGCCGAGCTGAGCGTGGAAGAAGTCTTAAAGGGGCAAATTCGCAACAAAGACGTTATCAGAACCACGTCACATAAGCATGAACCTCCTGTCAGACAATGggccaaagaagagaataGCGGCCTCGGCTGGGTTGCAGGTATGAAGGTGGTGCACGAGTGTGAAGATTTACTAGTGATAGACAAACCCAGTGGCATACCTATCCACCCGACTGGGCAATATTATCAGAATACGTTAGTGGAGGTACTAAAGAGTCACGGCAAAACGGTGTTTCCAAGTCACCGTTTGGACAAGATCACATCTGGGGTCTTGATTCTCACCAAAAACCCGCATATGGCGAACAAAATTCAGCATCAGATTAGGCAGCGCACTATGAGTAAGATATACCTTGCTCGTGTTGACGGCGCATTTCCCATGGCTGACACGCTAGGGTCTTTAACCCCGTTCGAGAGCCCAGACAAGACTCAGACTGTAGATTCTGCCATATATACCGTCgagctgaaaaaacaaTTCCCAGCAGCATTCTCGCCTCCCCGCGAGGCAAAAACGAAATTCTATCCACTCAAATATTATCCGAAGTCTGACGAAACTTTAGTCGCGTGTCAGCCGATCACAGGGCGTACACATCAGATAAGAATTCATCTTGCAAGATTAGGGCATCCAATAGTCAACGACCCTTTTTATAATCTTAAGAATTCTCGATATCCCAAGCGATTAACATTTATGTTAGAATGTCACAATTGGAACAAGCAAGCAAACAAATCTCCCTCTCTATCTGAGTTATTTGAGGAATTCTTGGGGGAGGCAGagaaacttcaaaggtCAGAGCGCTCAGCCCTTACCTTAGAGAAATGCCCGGAATGCGATGCCAGTATTTATCCTGACCCAACCTGCGAGGAATTGCAACTTTTCCTGCATGCATGGAAGTACACAGATGACTCCGGTAGCTTGAAATTCGAGACCGAGATTCCGAAGTGGGCAAAAAGCGGCTGGACATGA
- the PSD2 gene encoding phosphatidylserine decarboxylase 2 (similar to uniprot|P53037 Saccharomyces cerevisiae YGR170W PSD2 Phosphatidylserine decarboxylase of the Golgi and vacuolar membranes converts phosphatidylserine to phosphatidylethanolamine), whose translation MGIIRRRSRRARLTLRVHAIQAHDVTMQNSGCNPVCLVTSNGVFSRTAKLKNTTSPHWDQMLKLKLPERPTSEYLRVVVYDALASTVDESAVDEFHTRSAGLNDLDSSAKYLYLGETQLSLRDLFRRKDQPTSYKFSRDAAWYPLYNKNALRFEHTDMQNAPAAMAVGEIQLALSLSCTKGQSLFKAFNSWQSAFSEPRSSSSMSSSISAAAKSGSDGPSSSAAGSGIFDDFDEETNFDLITQDPSMDELEPTENDLEGLQFIYSKLEDEDGVEDISSSSDELEPGAQLNFTKVATALDEYDVAISRSDFDPSSGNSRVSTPPLISEDDLIDEDNASSSDSKESRYVRMIQTRKRRPRRPRKGNASAKFELSKRGHAAGVAYVDIDSINDLPTLKNKFSKKYMMDPFIIITFGRRVFKTSWRKHSLNPVYNERLAFEVYENEMNFSLHFRIIDKDNFSYHNNVAKGDVSLTDLINRQQKSEAGEEWVAMHIPLQFNKTIDSSISPPILNLKAKFVSYTDLKKHFWEKALDLLTKQETFDVIDINLLMEKLGSFSDEEIEDFFYFFGKSPWAHDKLSRDEVISYLQQSKNSSGFKKLKKCPLCSGWCKSTRNVVKSKLILENDLVTHLSICSSNSEKKKMLKASYVSSDFASKRWFSKFLIKLTYGKYALGSNNANILVQDRDTGIVLEEKISAHVKVGIRIIYNARGTESKKFKTLLRNLSIKQGRKFDNPSSVRQIDSFIRFHSLDTSECEETEYKTFNEFFYRKLKPGSRSPEVENPEILLSPADCRCTVFSNIKASKEIWIKGKTFTITKLTNSYHPEIYNDASCSIGIFRLAPQDYHRFHCPCDGVIGKPQEISGEYYTVNPMAVRTELDVFGENVRVVVPIHSKEFGTILYIAVGAMMVGSIILTCKEGETVERGQELGYFKFGGSTILLVVPSQNVMFDTDLLNNSNERIETLVKVGMSIGHTPAVKEHKREKRVLYSKEDIDRIKRTISVSDETVEKADNAPWEYHSLRKLAPHHHSAETTVSSDPTETARELDLLSIFSD comes from the coding sequence ATGGGCATCATTCGACGGAGAAGCAGGCGGGCCAGGCTCACGTTGCGAGTGCATGCGATCCAGGCTCATGACGTTACAATGCAAAACTCGGGATGCAATCCCGTCTGCCTGGTGACCAGCAATGGCGTCTTCAGCCGAACGgcgaagctgaaaaacacAACTTCGCCGCACTGGGATCAAATGCTCAAACTGAAGCTACCTGAGCGGCCTACGTCGGAGTATCTGCGGGTTGTGGTGTATGACGCGCTGGCCAGCACGGTGGACGAGAGCGCCGTGGACGAGTTCCACACGCGTAGCGCTGGGCTCAACGACCTGGACAGTTCAGCCAAGTACCTCTACCTGGGTGAAACTCAGCTATCCCTGCGGGACCTTTTCCGCCGCAAGGACCAACCCACTAGCTATAAGTTCTCTAGGGATGCGGCTTGGTACCCTCTGTACAACAAAAACGCGCTCAGATTCGAACATACGGATATGCAGAACGCACCGGCCGCGATGGCCGTAGGGGAAATCCAGTTGGCTCTGTCGCTGTCCTGTACGAAAGGCCAGagtctcttcaaagcattcAACAGCTGGCAGAGTGCGTTCTCTGAGCCTcgcagctccagcagcaTGAGTTCCTCTATCTCTGCGGCGGCCAAAAGCGGCTCTGACGGACCGTCGAGTTCAGCTGCTGGCAGCGGCATATTCGATGATTTCGATGAGGAAACAAACTTCGACCTCATAACCCAGGACCCGTCGATGGACGAACTGGAACCGACTGAAAACGACTTAGAGGGCTTGCAGTTTATCTACAGTAAGTtggaagacgaagacggcGTCGAGGACATCAGCTCGTCGTCCGACGAGCTGGAACCTGGTGCGCAGTTGAATTTCACCAAAGTGGCTACCGCACTTGACGAATATGATGTCGCGATTTCAAGATCTGACTTTGACCCCTCCTCTGGTAACTCCCGGGTGAGCACGCCACCATTGATTTCCGAGGACGATTTGATTGACGAGGACAACGCTAGCTCCAGCGACAGCAAAGAGAGCAGATACGTGCGCATGATACAAACTCGAAAACGGAGGCCTCGCCGCCCTCGTAAAGGCAACGCGAGTGCCAAGTTCGAACTATCGAAACGAGGTCATGCTGCTGGCGTTGCATACGTTGACATCGATAGCATAAATGATCTCCCGACGCTTAAGAACaagttctcgaagaagTATATGATGGATCCTTTTATAATCATAACGTTCGGGCGCAgggttttcaaaacttcttggaggAAGCACTCGCTCAACCCAGTTTATAATGAACGTCTGGCGTTTGAGGTATACGAGAATGAAATGAATTTCAGCTTGCATTTTCGCATCATTGATAAGGATAACTTCTCGTACCATAACAACGTTGCCAAAGGCGATGTTTCATTAACAGATCTCATCAATAGACAGCAAAAAAGCGAAGCGGGGGAAGAGTGGGTGGCCATGCACATTCCTTTAcagttcaacaaaacaataGACTCCAGTATCTCCCCACCAATTCTGAACCTGAAAGCAAAATTCGTCTCTTACAcagatctcaaaaagcattTTTGGGAAAAAGCTCTGGATCTATTGACAAAGCAAGAAACATTTGACGTGATTGACATCAATCTGCTCATGGAGAAACTTGGATCCTTCTCAGATGAAGAGATCGAGGACTTTttctatttttttggcAAGTCCCCTTGGGCGCATGACAAGCTCAGTCGCGATGAGGTTATAAGCTATTTGCAACAGTCAAAGAATTCATCTGGATTTAAAAAGCTAAAGAAATGCCCCTTGTGCTCCGGTTGGTGCAAGAGCACTAGAAATGTTGTCAAATCAAAACTTATCCTCGAAAATGATCTGGTAACGCATCTCTCGATTTGTTCTTCGAACAGCGAAAAAAAGAAAATGCTCAAAGCCTCCTACGTCTCGTCAGACTTTGCATCCAAAAGAtggttttcaaagttcttaaTAAAACTAACGTATGGAAAGTATGCCCTTGGTTCTAATAACGCCAATATATTGGTCCAGGACAGAGACACGGGCATCGTTCTCGAGGAAAAGATTAGCGCACATGTTAAAGTGGGCATCCGAATCATTTATAATGCAAGGGGAACGGAGtccaaaaagttcaaaactCTTTTAAGGAACCTGTCCATCAAACAAGGCCGAAAATTTGATAACCCCTCGTCTGTAAGGCAAATTGATTCGTTCATCAGGTTTCATTCACTTGACACTTCCGAGTGCGAGGAAACAGAGTACAAAACGTTCAACGAATTCTTCTATAGAAAATTGAAGCCAGGAAGCAGGTCTCCCGAGGTTGAAAATCCTGAAATTCTGCTGTCGCCGGCAGATTGCCGATGCACTGTTTTTTCGAATATCAAGGCCTCCAAAGAAATATGGATCAAAGGGAAAACTTTTACAATAACTAAATTGACTAACTCATACCACCCCGAAATCTACAATGATGCTTCTTGTAGCATTGGTATATTCCGTTTGGCTCCGCAAGATTACCACCGCTTTCATTGTCCATGCGATGGTGTAATTGGAAAGCCGCAAGAAATATCTGGCGAGTACTACACTGTCAATCCAATGGCGGTCCGCACTGAACTTGATGTCTTCGGCGAGAACGTTCGTGTTGTTGTACCTATTCATTCCAAAGAATTCGGCACCATCTTATACATCGCAGTTGGTGCAATGATGGTAGGCTCGATTATCCTAACCTGTAAAGAAGGCGAGACTGTCGAAAGGGGGCAAGAGCTCGGTTACTTCAAGTTTGGGGGCTCTACTATTTTGCTTGTTGTACCATCCCAGAACGTAATGTTTGATACTGACTTGCTTAATAACTCAAACGAAAGAATAGAGACCTTAGTAAAGGTCGGTATGAGTATAGGGCACACGCCGGCAGTCAAAGAGCATAAACGTGAAAAGCGCGTCCTTTATAGCAAAGAAGATATTGACCGCATTAAGAGAACTATTTCGGTTTCGGACGAAACTGTCGAAAAGGCTGATAATGCTCCTTGGGAATATCATAGCTTGAGAAAACTCGCTCCTCACCATCACTCTGCTGAGACAACAGTTTCATCAGATCCCACTGAGACTGCTAGAGAGCTTGACCTGCTAAGTATATTTTCAGATTGA
- the LSO2 gene encoding Lso2p (some similarities with uniprot|Q3E772 Saccharomyces cerevisiae YGR169C-A), whose translation MGKRFSESAAKKAAGNQRKREQAAAKGRAEREKAESEEAAKWEEGSKKPSTKKQLEEQKKQEKLRAKQEREELLAAEEAALGRGGKGK comes from the coding sequence ATGGGTAAAAGGTTCTCAGAGTCGGCCGCTAAGAAGGCAGCTGGTaaccaaagaaagagagaacaagcagcagcaaaggGCCGCGCCGAGAGAGAAAAGGCCGAGTCTGAAGAGGCTGCCAAGTGGGAAGAGGGCTCCAAGAAACCTAGCACCAAGAAACAGTTGGAggaacaaaagaagcaggagAAGCTGCGGGCGAAACAGGAGCGTGAGGAGCTCCTGGCGGCCGAGGAGGCTGCGCTCGGCAGAGGAGGGAAGGGCAAATGA
- the PET130 gene encoding Pet130p (weakly similar to uniprot|P47065 Saccharomyces cerevisiae YJL023C PET130 Protein required for respiratory growth), with product MTSRLVLKELKAGFKATNKFPVTEKTSPVSKATAPKLMGDVMTLGSISATNNFCKPNKRLEKPPRGERALVEVRSMLRGTNSVAQVYQNTFRIFSGQSKVYHCDFFRLLYFPPEHFLSVFRKSKPAVNVRIVGEVFLNGNVSKSQGRSVANTAVYARGSRIEGYGKSQDVSNLKQLQNVFANDGSNVPRNYAYLRRSLRASLNKWFIQHWMALQGPQAVEEQIRRQGEAGSSAQWQYLDAQGRSKTSVAKDGFYLFQVLVFPDKTTKQEFKANVARGVKTVADLEWDDFLRSKSNKSRTWVQECNDRVRVPVMNSYLANDQMPRVLRKLQSSRAK from the coding sequence ATGACCAGTCGACTGGTTCttaaagagctcaaggcCGGCTTTAAAGCGACAAACAAGTTCCCAGTCACAGAAAAAACCTCTccagtttcaaaagctaCGGCGCCAAAGCTAATGGGCGATGTAATGACTCTGGGGTCGATTAGTGCGACCAACAATTTCTGCAAGCCCAACAAACGGCTAGAAAAACCTCCGAGGGGAGAAAGGGCACTTGTGGAAGTACGCTCGATGCTCAGAGGCACGAACAGCGTTGCCCAGGTCTATCAAAACACTTTCCGCATTTTCTCGGGGCAGAGCAAGGTCTACCATTGTGACTTCTTCAGGCTGCTCTACTTTCCACCGGAGCATTTCTTGTCGGTGTTTCGCAAGAGTAAGCCTGCAGTGAACGTGCGTATCGTGGGCGAGGTCTTCTTGAATGGAAATGTCTCCAAGAGCCAAGGCCGCAGCGTAGCCAACACAGCGGTGTACGCGAGAGGCAGCCGCATAGAGGGGTACGGTAAGAGCCAGGACGTGAGTAAtctgaagcagctgcagaaTGTGTTTGCCAACGATGGCTCGAATGTTCCCCGAAACTATGCGTATCTGCGCAGATCCTTACGCGCGTCTCTGAACAAGTGGTTCATTCAGCACTGGATGGCGCTGCAAGGGCCGCAGGCCGTCGAGGAGCAGATCAGACGGCAGGGCGAAGCTGGCTCAAGCGCACAGTGGCAGTACTTGGACGCTCAGGGCCGCAGCAAAACCAGCGTGGCTAAGGACGGCTTCTACTTATTTCAGGTCCTTGTGTTTCCCGACAAGACTACTAAGCAGGAGTTCAAGGCAAACGTTGCGCGCGGCGTGAAGACGGTGGCAGATCTCGAGTGGGACGATTTCTTGCGCAGCAAGTCGAACAAGTCCCGCACCTGGGTCCAAGAATGCAACGACCGCGTCCGGGTTCCAGTGATGAACTCGTACCTGGCCAACGACCAGATGCCGCGCGTGCTGCGAAAGCTCCAGTCGTCCCGAGCAAAGTAG